ATTATTGTGGGGCTGGGCGTGGCGGCGCTGCACAACCGGTTTTACAGAATCGTACTGCCAAATGCCCTGTCCTTTTTCGGCGGCACCCGATTTGTGCCGATAATTTCCACACTTATTTATATGCTTGTGGGCATCCTGATGTACTTCATCTGGCCGCCGGTGCAGAACGGCATCCATGCGCTGGGCGCTCTGGTGACGGGCAGCGGCTACATCGGGACGCTCATTTTCGGTCTGATTAAACGGGCGCTGATTCCGTTTGGTCTGCATCATGTCTTTTATATGCCGTTCTGGCAGACCGCGCTCGGCGGTACGATGGAAGTGGGCGGACAGCTCATCCAGGGCGGACAGAACATTTTCTTTGCCCAGCTTGCGCATTCCGCGGAAATTACGCATTTCAGCGCGGACGCGACCAGATACTTTTCGGGCGAATTTATTTTCATGATATTCGGGCTTCCGGGCGCCGCTCTTGCCATGTATCACTGCGCAAGACCGGAGAAGAAAAAGGCGGCGAAGGGGCTGCTTCTGTCGGCTTCGCTTACCTGCATTCTGACCGGCATCACGGAGCCGCTGGAATTTTCCTTTCTTTTCGTGGCGCCGGCACTGTTCGCTGTGCAGGTGATCCTGGCGGGAACGGCGTATATGATTGCGCACATGCTGAATATCGCGGTCGGACTGACATTTTCGGGCGGACTTCTGGATTTGTTCCTGTTCGGTGTTCTGCAGGGAAATGCCAAGACAAGCTGGCTTCTGATTATTCCGGTGGGAATCGTGTATTTCTTTTTGTACTATTTTATTTTCCGTTTTCTTATTTTGAAATTTGACTTTAAGACGCCGGGACGTGAGGAGGACGACGGTGAGGTCCGCCTGTATACAAAATCCGATGTCCGCGCGCGCCGGGAAGGTGCCGGAGAGGGGCAGGGCGATAAGGCGGAGAGCGCGGATTTTCTGGATCCGGTCAGCGCCGTTATCACGCGCGGTCTTGGCGGAAAGCGCAACATCAGCGACGTGGACTGCTGCGCCACCCGTCTGCGCTGCAGCGTCCACGATGAAACACTCGTCAGCGACGCCCTGCTGAAATCCACCGGGGCTTCGGGCGTCATTCACAAGGGAAAGGGCGTGCAGATTGTATACGGTCCGCAGGTCGCTGTTATCAAATCCGAGCTGGAGCAGTACCTGGAGACCGCGCCGGATGAGCTGTATAGGGCGGTCGGGGCGGGAAATGCCGGGACAGACGATGCGGGAGCAGAAAATGCCGGGATGACCGGGACAGAGGCGGGAACTATCGGGATGCCCGGAGCGGGAGCAGAAAATGCCGGGATGACCGGGACAGAGGCGGGAACTATCGGGATGCCTGGAGCGGGAGCAGAAAATGCCGGAATAACCGGGATGGAAGCGGAAAAGAACCGGACGGAAGCCGGCGGGGAGAGAACGGTGCAGTCCATCATCATTTCCAGCCCGATTACCGGTATGGCGGGCGACCTTACAATGGTCCCCGATGAAGCCTTTGCCGCCGGTATGATGGGTGACGGCGCGGCGGTCCTGCCGACAGATAATATCGTAGTGGCGCCGGAGGATGGTATCATCGGATTTGTATTCGACACAAAGCACGCCATCGGCTTTGAGACAGATTTTGGCATCAGCCTTCTGATTCATGTGGGCATCGACACCGTAAAGCTGGAGGGAGCAGGCTTTGAAGTGCTGGTAAGAAACGGACAGAAGGTGAAAAAAGGAGAACAGCTTTTAAAGCTCGACCTGGAATATCTGAATAAACATGCCGCCTCGCTCGTCTCGCCGGTTATCTGCACGGAGCTTGCGGCAAATCAGAAAATCCGTCTTCTGAGAGAGGGCAAGATAGAGGCGGGCGAGGCGCTGTTCGCCGTCGACATCCAGGAAGAAACTGTGTGAGACAGAAAGCCCGGCGCACCGCTTCAGTGAAAGAGGCGGAGAAAAGA
This is a stretch of genomic DNA from Marvinbryantia formatexigens DSM 14469. It encodes these proteins:
- a CDS encoding PTS transporter subunit IIABC — its product is MKDKVFGVLQRVGRSFMLPIAILPVAGLLLGVGSSFTNETTIATYRLQRLLGEGTLLHVLLVIMNKVGSAVFDNLPLIFAVGVAIGMAKREKEVAALSSVIAYFVMNTAINAMLVLNGDILEDGGIAGHVLEGTVASASGILTLQTGVFGGIIVGLGVAALHNRFYRIVLPNALSFFGGTRFVPIISTLIYMLVGILMYFIWPPVQNGIHALGALVTGSGYIGTLIFGLIKRALIPFGLHHVFYMPFWQTALGGTMEVGGQLIQGGQNIFFAQLAHSAEITHFSADATRYFSGEFIFMIFGLPGAALAMYHCARPEKKKAAKGLLLSASLTCILTGITEPLEFSFLFVAPALFAVQVILAGTAYMIAHMLNIAVGLTFSGGLLDLFLFGVLQGNAKTSWLLIIPVGIVYFFLYYFIFRFLILKFDFKTPGREEDDGEVRLYTKSDVRARREGAGEGQGDKAESADFLDPVSAVITRGLGGKRNISDVDCCATRLRCSVHDETLVSDALLKSTGASGVIHKGKGVQIVYGPQVAVIKSELEQYLETAPDELYRAVGAGNAGTDDAGAENAGMTGTEAGTIGMPGAGAENAGMTGTEAGTIGMPGAGAENAGITGMEAEKNRTEAGGERTVQSIIISSPITGMAGDLTMVPDEAFAAGMMGDGAAVLPTDNIVVAPEDGIIGFVFDTKHAIGFETDFGISLLIHVGIDTVKLEGAGFEVLVRNGQKVKKGEQLLKLDLEYLNKHAASLVSPVICTELAANQKIRLLREGKIEAGEALFAVDIQEETV